The Borreliella mayonii genome has a segment encoding these proteins:
- the rdgB gene encoding RdgB/HAM1 family non-canonical purine NTP pyrophosphatase gives MKTLFFATTNENKINEVKNILDIPNLNLIVPQNFNIKETGKTFKENSLLKAKALFEILNKNQNVFGEDSGLCIEALNLEPGIYSKRYDIYKLCKKLSTNEKNQLILDLMKNEKNRKAYFICNISYISKNKKILNFEGIIKGKIALSLNNDKNYGFGYDSIFLTKNNKKLSDLTLEEKNKISHRGIAFLKFKKFLLESLFNS, from the coding sequence ATGAAAACACTATTTTTTGCAACAACAAATGAAAATAAAATAAATGAAGTAAAAAATATATTAGATATACCTAATTTAAACTTAATAGTCCCCCAAAATTTTAATATAAAAGAAACAGGAAAAACATTTAAAGAAAACTCTTTGCTTAAAGCAAAAGCACTGTTTGAAATTTTAAATAAAAATCAAAATGTTTTTGGGGAAGATTCTGGGTTGTGCATTGAGGCACTAAACTTGGAGCCTGGAATTTACTCCAAAAGATATGACATTTATAAGCTATGTAAAAAATTAAGCACTAATGAAAAAAACCAACTAATTTTAGACTTAATGAAAAATGAAAAAAACAGAAAAGCGTATTTTATATGCAACATAAGCTATATATCAAAAAATAAAAAAATATTAAATTTTGAAGGAATTATTAAGGGAAAAATTGCCTTAAGTTTAAATAATGACAAAAACTATGGATTTGGCTATGATTCAATATTTTTAACTAAAAATAATAAAAAACTTAGCGATCTAACACTTGAAGAAAAAAACAAAATATCCCATCGAGGAATAGCATTTTTAAAATTTAAAAAATTTTTATTAGAATCTTTATTCAACAGCTAA
- a CDS encoding bactofilin family protein yields MLNFLNVKKERKASPLFIFDEIKTIVGVGDFFKGDLVSNNFIRLDGDFIGTISSTKRVIIGESGRVKSSIDANELVISGMVVGNIYAKSKIKIFASGCVIGNISCKSIEVEEGAIIDGYMDIGSEYLRAPERNTLFYTGSYKVNEDLLIEINKEHQEEKKSFQLLEGEDDKYFSSVVSKIDESK; encoded by the coding sequence ATGTTAAATTTTTTGAATGTGAAAAAAGAAAGAAAAGCCTCTCCTTTGTTTATTTTTGACGAAATAAAAACAATAGTGGGTGTTGGTGATTTTTTTAAAGGAGATTTAGTTTCAAATAATTTTATTCGGCTTGATGGTGATTTTATAGGCACTATTAGCTCTACGAAAAGAGTAATTATTGGAGAGAGTGGCAGAGTTAAATCTAGTATTGATGCTAATGAACTTGTTATTTCTGGAATGGTTGTGGGCAATATTTATGCTAAAAGCAAGATTAAAATATTTGCATCAGGGTGTGTTATTGGGAATATTTCTTGTAAGTCGATTGAAGTTGAAGAGGGTGCTATTATTGATGGGTATATGGATATTGGTTCTGAATACCTTAGAGCTCCTGAAAGAAACACCCTTTTTTATACTGGCTCTTATAAGGTTAATGAAGATCTTTTAATTGAAATCAATAAGGAGCATCAAGAAGAAAAAAAATCTTTTCAACTTTTAGAAGGTGAAGATGATAAATATTTTTCAAGTGTTGTGAGTAAAATAGATGAAAGTAAATAA
- the pcsA gene encoding phosphatidylcholine synthase, protein MKNINLILAWLVHIFTASGLIVGLYSIISIVNGDYSLLLRLTVIGLIIDGIDGTMARKLKVKELIPEIDGTLLDNITDYINYTFIPVIFFYLGEFIEEKYKVAICIGILLSSAYQFSRTDAKTNDNYFRGFPSLWNLFVILNIIFKIEQITNFIAMSICIITSFIPIKFIYPSKTKELRKITIPITIISCPIFVVSIFSELSTTTLKIAKTVLILYFAYLTLASIYLTYKTRNR, encoded by the coding sequence GTGAAAAATATCAATTTGATTTTAGCTTGGCTTGTACATATTTTTACAGCATCTGGCTTGATTGTAGGACTTTACTCAATAATTTCAATTGTAAATGGTGATTATTCTCTTCTTTTAAGGTTAACAGTAATAGGGCTTATAATAGATGGAATTGATGGAACTATGGCAAGAAAGCTTAAAGTGAAAGAATTAATACCTGAAATTGATGGCACTCTACTTGATAATATTACAGACTACATAAACTATACATTCATACCTGTTATATTTTTTTATTTAGGAGAATTCATTGAAGAAAAATATAAAGTCGCCATTTGCATTGGAATTTTACTCTCATCAGCATACCAATTCTCAAGAACAGATGCAAAAACAAATGATAACTACTTTAGAGGATTTCCTTCTTTATGGAATCTCTTTGTGATATTAAACATAATCTTTAAAATAGAGCAAATAACAAATTTTATTGCAATGTCAATATGCATTATAACAAGCTTTATCCCAATAAAATTTATTTATCCATCAAAAACTAAAGAATTAAGGAAAATTACTATACCAATAACAATAATAAGCTGCCCAATATTTGTTGTATCAATATTTTCAGAACTATCCACAACAACGTTAAAAATAGCAAAAACGGTTCTTATCCTTTACTTTGCATATTTAACTTTAGCAAGCATATATTTAACCTATAAAACAAGAAATAGATGA
- a CDS encoding glycerol-3-phosphate dehydrogenase/oxidase has protein sequence MEEYLNFMNNNKETKLKDLENQEFDLIIIGGGATGLGIAVDAITRGYKTILIEKFDYAKGTSSRSSKLIHGGVRYLAQWNISLVKEALQEKAILEKNAPHLINECALITPIYNILEIPYYYFGLVYYHNLMGKEKTAKYKTKLLSKTSTIEKAPNIKTEGLKCSVLYYDDSFDDARMAITLLRTFTEKGGIALNYTELKKFNKENGKLSGALIQNKFSKEQISLKSKCIINATGIFSDEIRKLDDEKALNIIKPSQGSHLIIKKDKFPKNHAILMPKTSDNRILFAIPWHDSVVCGSTDIPIKEIEEEPKRFDEEIDFIINNLNNYLNIKIDKSDVKSVYTGIRPLIMDPKAEGNTSKISRNEKIFISDSNLITIAGGKYTTYRKMAEKTLLKAIEKNLIPNCKPTTENLKLHGYLKKEEAMKIPEPFRAYGSDFEILKNMEGFDKKIHKNLDLNEAQIAFSIEFEQAKTIEDVLARRTRSLPLNPQATIEAAPRVAEIMMKKLNKSEEWKNEQIKNFLEISKKYLI, from the coding sequence ATGGAGGAATATTTAAATTTCATGAATAATAACAAAGAAACAAAATTAAAAGATCTTGAAAATCAAGAATTTGATCTTATAATAATTGGAGGAGGCGCAACAGGTCTTGGCATTGCAGTAGACGCAATCACAAGGGGATATAAAACAATACTTATAGAAAAATTTGATTATGCAAAAGGAACTTCCTCTAGATCAAGCAAATTAATTCACGGCGGAGTAAGATATTTAGCCCAATGGAATATTTCTTTAGTTAAAGAAGCTTTACAGGAAAAAGCCATTCTTGAAAAAAATGCACCTCATTTAATTAACGAGTGTGCGCTTATCACTCCTATTTATAATATTTTAGAAATACCTTATTATTATTTTGGATTAGTTTACTATCACAATCTTATGGGCAAAGAAAAAACTGCCAAATATAAAACTAAATTACTATCCAAAACATCTACCATCGAAAAAGCTCCTAATATTAAAACAGAAGGTCTTAAATGCTCTGTTCTATATTACGACGATTCATTTGATGATGCTAGAATGGCAATAACATTACTAAGAACTTTTACCGAAAAAGGAGGTATTGCACTTAACTATACAGAACTTAAAAAATTCAACAAAGAAAACGGAAAACTTTCAGGAGCTCTCATACAAAATAAATTTTCAAAAGAACAAATTTCATTAAAAAGCAAATGCATAATAAACGCAACAGGAATATTTTCAGATGAAATAAGAAAATTGGATGATGAAAAAGCTTTAAACATCATTAAACCTTCCCAAGGTAGCCATTTAATAATCAAAAAAGATAAATTTCCCAAAAATCATGCAATATTAATGCCTAAAACTAGTGATAATAGGATTTTATTTGCTATTCCTTGGCATGATAGTGTTGTTTGCGGAAGCACTGATATTCCAATAAAAGAAATAGAAGAAGAACCTAAAAGATTTGACGAAGAGATTGACTTTATAATAAATAATTTAAACAACTATTTAAATATTAAAATAGACAAATCAGATGTAAAAAGTGTATATACCGGAATAAGACCATTAATAATGGACCCAAAAGCTGAAGGCAACACTTCAAAAATCTCAAGAAATGAAAAAATATTTATATCAGATTCAAATCTTATTACAATAGCGGGAGGCAAATATACTACATATAGAAAAATGGCAGAAAAAACTTTGCTCAAGGCCATAGAAAAAAATTTAATACCAAATTGCAAACCAACTACAGAAAATTTAAAGTTGCACGGCTACCTTAAAAAAGAAGAGGCAATGAAAATTCCTGAACCTTTTAGAGCTTATGGCAGCGACTTTGAAATTCTAAAAAATATGGAGGGTTTTGACAAAAAGATACACAAAAACTTGGATTTAAATGAAGCCCAAATAGCTTTTTCAATTGAATTTGAGCAAGCCAAAACTATTGAGGATGTTTTAGCAAGAAGAACAAGATCGCTACCCTTAAATCCTCAAGCTACAATTGAAGCCGCTCCAAGAGTTGCTGAAATAATGATGAAAAAATTAAATAAATCTGAAGAGTGGAAAAATGAACAAATAAAAAACTTTTTAGAAATAAGTAAAAAATATTTAATTTAA
- a CDS encoding YaaR family protein → MKVNNLIAGALNLNSKDYKKSGKKVFFDKSNVFSSVFQIESAKEDKHFILLENGEFNLDLIKSMLDGINETGERLLSEPSRQNVIFYKKVISEFMSIIISSSVCLKEQKGGSLGDSKRPKYRIIKIINDKLDKLAHSVLQNQMTQIKLLDSIEEIQGLLVNLLM, encoded by the coding sequence ATGAAAGTAAATAATTTGATTGCTGGGGCATTAAATCTTAATTCAAAAGATTATAAAAAAAGTGGCAAAAAGGTATTTTTTGATAAAAGCAATGTTTTTTCTTCGGTTTTTCAGATTGAAAGCGCTAAAGAGGATAAGCATTTTATTTTGCTTGAAAATGGAGAATTTAATCTCGACTTAATTAAAAGCATGTTGGATGGAATTAATGAGACTGGTGAGAGGCTTTTGAGTGAGCCTTCTAGGCAAAATGTGATTTTTTATAAAAAAGTTATTTCAGAGTTTATGTCTATTATTATATCATCTTCTGTTTGTTTGAAAGAACAAAAAGGGGGAAGTTTGGGAGATTCTAAGCGACCCAAGTATAGAATTATTAAGATTATTAACGATAAGTTAGACAAACTTGCCCATTCTGTTTTACAAAATCAAATGACTCAGATTAAACTTTTAGATAGCATTGAAGAGATTCAAGGTTTACTTGTGAATTTATTAATGTGA
- a CDS encoding DedA family protein codes for MTKMYINTIIEYIDSNIAYSPIVFFSLLILAGLNVPISEDAIVLMGGILSSRKNEYTVLIFLGIFWGAYIGDIISFYIGKLMGNKLFKNKKDNNLLDKINYYYGQYGVLTLFIGRFIPFGVRNAIFISAGMGNMKSNLFIVSDFFATLLSIMVYFTLSFKLGQSFEIIFSKIKIIIFTIFIIVIATTIIIYVIKKNKKVDKNLK; via the coding sequence ATGACAAAAATGTATATAAACACAATAATAGAATATATTGATTCAAATATAGCTTATTCCCCAATAGTATTTTTTTCTTTGCTAATTTTAGCAGGGCTTAATGTCCCTATTTCTGAGGATGCAATAGTACTAATGGGTGGGATTTTATCTAGTAGAAAAAATGAATATACTGTATTAATATTTTTGGGAATTTTTTGGGGAGCCTATATTGGGGACATAATATCTTTTTACATTGGGAAATTAATGGGGAATAAATTGTTTAAAAACAAAAAAGACAATAACCTGCTTGACAAAATAAATTACTATTATGGTCAATACGGAGTATTAACTTTATTTATAGGAAGATTTATACCCTTTGGAGTTAGAAACGCAATATTTATATCAGCGGGAATGGGAAATATGAAATCCAATTTATTTATTGTTTCTGACTTTTTTGCAACTTTGCTCTCAATAATGGTTTATTTTACTCTAAGCTTTAAACTAGGACAATCATTTGAAATAATATTTTCAAAAATAAAAATAATTATATTTACAATATTTATTATTGTAATAGCTACAACAATAATAATCTACGTAATTAAAAAAAATAAAAAAGTTGACAAAAATTTAAAATAA
- a CDS encoding M23 family metallopeptidase, with product MKKRIKFKIILGFKGILKFFLAIYNSLFIALKVVHSFFKQNISFMIIPHVKGNVKNIKISFLTLFFFATFFFGGFIGFVLLAVNYVTLSSIVKSTEKNYSLAESEIEDFRNTVVEINSVAKNFSKILDELKTSLKINSNGVDLNKNKLDGDLSDFIDLQILEANSIKELSDLKNIKSKIESSIPPLKSIVKVLHAQDKLLNDIPSLWPLAGGSGIITLHFGPAIEPFTRQWYIHKGIDLGGVRIGTPIVATADGEVVRASYQSAGYGNFVQIKHKYGLATLYAHMSRLNTSKGSYVKKGQIIGFMGQTGYATGPHVHYEVRVGSQVINPDMYLNLATGASK from the coding sequence ATGAAGAAAAGAATTAAATTTAAGATTATTTTGGGTTTTAAAGGAATTTTAAAGTTTTTTTTAGCTATTTATAATTCTTTGTTTATAGCCCTTAAGGTTGTACATTCTTTTTTTAAGCAAAATATTAGTTTTATGATTATTCCCCATGTTAAAGGGAATGTAAAAAATATTAAAATTTCTTTTTTGACTTTATTTTTCTTTGCTACTTTTTTTTTTGGCGGTTTTATAGGGTTTGTTTTGCTTGCTGTTAATTATGTTACTCTCTCATCAATTGTGAAATCCACAGAGAAAAATTACTCTTTGGCAGAATCTGAGATTGAAGATTTTAGAAATACAGTTGTAGAAATTAACTCTGTTGCAAAAAATTTTTCTAAAATTTTAGATGAGCTTAAAACTTCTTTAAAAATCAACTCTAATGGTGTTGATTTAAATAAAAATAAACTAGATGGAGATCTTTCTGATTTTATTGATTTGCAAATTTTAGAAGCTAATTCAATAAAAGAGCTTAGCGATCTTAAAAATATTAAAAGCAAAATAGAAAGTTCAATTCCTCCTCTTAAAAGCATAGTTAAGGTATTGCACGCTCAGGACAAGCTTTTAAATGATATTCCTTCTCTTTGGCCTCTTGCGGGTGGATCTGGAATTATTACCCTGCATTTTGGTCCAGCTATTGAGCCTTTTACTAGGCAGTGGTATATTCACAAAGGCATAGATCTTGGAGGAGTTAGAATTGGAACTCCTATTGTTGCAACTGCTGATGGGGAAGTTGTTAGAGCAAGCTATCAATCAGCAGGCTATGGCAATTTTGTTCAAATTAAGCATAAGTATGGACTTGCTACTCTTTATGCGCATATGTCGCGTCTTAATACTTCTAAAGGGTCTTATGTCAAAAAGGGGCAGATAATTGGATTTATGGGGCAGACAGGCTATGCAACGGGCCCACATGTTCATTATGAGGTTCGTGTAGGTTCTCAAGTTATTAATCCTGATATGTATTTGAATTTAGCAACAGGAGCTTCGAAATAG
- the leuS gene encoding leucine--tRNA ligase, with product MSKYEFIKIEKKWQEFWDNNKTYKVEEDLSIPKEKRLYILDMFPYPSANGLHVGHPEGYTATDIFGRYKLLNGFNVLHPMGFDSFGLPAENYALQTGTHPQKSTEENINKFKKQIKALGFAYDWDREIRTHEENYYKWTQWIFLQLYKKGLAYAKEMPVWYCPELGTVLANEEIIQTPDGPKSERGFYNVEKKYLRQWVLKITKYAERLLNDLGELEWPESVKEMQRNWIGKSTGVEIEFEIEGHSDKIKVFTTRPDTIFGITYLVIAPENKLIEKITKNNFKKNVLKYVKQEELKSDLKRTSLEKDKSGVFTGSYALHPITNEKIPIWVGSYVLGTYGTGAVMGVPAHDERDFQFAKKYKLKILPVISKSGKNEILEKAFLNDGISINSPNEFNNLKNSEVKDKVIEWLTKNKKGKEKVTYKLRDWIFSRQRYWGEPIPILFDKLGNAIPLEENNLPLKLPEIANYKPSGTGESPLSRIKDWVNVKDTGFTRETNTMPQWAGSCWYYLRYLDPKNPKEFASKKKIEYWMPVDLYIGGAEHTVLHLLYSRFWHKVLYDLGYVNTKEPFKKLINQGIITSFSYQKENGVLIPNDQVIEKDNKFFDKKDNKEVTQVIAKMSKSLKNVINPDDIIKEFGADSMRIYEMFMGPLTDSKPWNTKGIIGVFRFLNKIWSLREKELSKDNPPKEIISKLHKVIKKVTEDTEKLNFNTAISAMMIFINELLKYEKNYLNIFKPFIVILSPYAPHLAEELWEYIGELPSLFKNSKWPKFDESLIIKDAKEIVLQINGKIKDKILLNKETGEEELKEIAMKNSKIQSNLFNKKIVKIIVIKNKLVNIVIK from the coding sequence ATGTCTAAATACGAATTCATAAAAATTGAAAAAAAATGGCAAGAATTTTGGGATAATAACAAAACATACAAAGTAGAAGAAGATCTAAGCATTCCCAAAGAAAAAAGATTATATATACTTGACATGTTCCCCTATCCTTCTGCCAACGGACTTCATGTTGGCCATCCAGAAGGATACACAGCAACTGATATATTTGGAAGATACAAGCTTTTGAATGGATTTAATGTGCTTCATCCAATGGGATTTGATAGCTTTGGACTTCCTGCTGAAAATTACGCATTACAAACAGGAACTCATCCTCAAAAAAGCACAGAGGAAAATATTAATAAGTTTAAAAAACAAATAAAAGCTTTGGGATTTGCCTATGATTGGGATCGAGAAATTAGAACACATGAGGAAAATTACTATAAATGGACACAGTGGATTTTCTTGCAATTATATAAAAAAGGCCTGGCTTATGCAAAAGAAATGCCTGTATGGTACTGTCCTGAGCTTGGAACAGTATTAGCAAATGAAGAGATTATTCAAACTCCAGATGGACCAAAATCTGAGAGAGGATTTTACAACGTCGAAAAAAAATATTTAAGACAGTGGGTTCTAAAAATTACAAAGTATGCTGAAAGATTGTTAAACGACCTTGGAGAATTAGAATGGCCTGAATCTGTAAAAGAAATGCAGCGAAATTGGATTGGCAAATCAACAGGAGTTGAAATTGAGTTTGAAATTGAAGGCCACAGCGATAAAATCAAAGTCTTTACAACAAGGCCAGATACAATCTTTGGTATCACATATTTAGTGATCGCACCAGAAAATAAACTAATAGAAAAAATAACAAAAAATAACTTTAAAAAAAATGTCTTAAAATATGTAAAGCAAGAAGAACTCAAAAGTGATCTTAAGAGAACCTCTCTTGAAAAAGATAAATCAGGGGTTTTTACAGGATCTTATGCGCTTCATCCAATAACAAATGAAAAAATTCCAATTTGGGTTGGAAGCTACGTACTAGGAACTTACGGAACCGGAGCTGTAATGGGTGTTCCAGCGCATGATGAAAGGGACTTTCAATTTGCTAAAAAGTATAAATTAAAAATTTTACCTGTAATATCAAAATCAGGAAAAAATGAAATATTAGAAAAAGCATTTCTTAATGACGGAATTTCAATAAATTCTCCTAATGAATTTAATAATCTTAAAAATTCTGAAGTAAAAGATAAGGTAATAGAATGGCTTACTAAAAACAAAAAGGGGAAAGAAAAAGTTACCTACAAGCTTAGAGATTGGATTTTTTCAAGGCAAAGATACTGGGGAGAACCTATACCCATTTTGTTTGATAAACTTGGAAATGCAATACCCTTAGAGGAAAATAATCTTCCCTTAAAGCTTCCAGAAATTGCAAACTATAAACCTTCTGGAACAGGAGAATCTCCTTTATCAAGGATTAAAGATTGGGTAAACGTAAAAGATACGGGTTTTACAAGAGAAACAAATACAATGCCTCAATGGGCAGGCTCTTGTTGGTATTATTTAAGATACCTCGACCCTAAAAACCCAAAAGAGTTTGCAAGCAAAAAAAAAATTGAATATTGGATGCCGGTTGACCTATACATAGGTGGGGCTGAACATACAGTATTACACCTGCTTTACTCAAGGTTTTGGCACAAAGTTCTTTATGACCTAGGATATGTAAATACCAAAGAACCTTTTAAAAAGCTAATAAATCAAGGCATAATAACGTCATTTTCTTATCAAAAAGAAAATGGAGTTTTAATACCTAATGACCAAGTTATAGAAAAAGATAATAAATTTTTTGACAAAAAAGATAACAAAGAAGTAACCCAAGTAATTGCCAAAATGTCAAAATCTTTAAAAAATGTAATAAACCCAGACGACATTATTAAGGAATTTGGAGCAGACTCAATGAGAATTTATGAAATGTTTATGGGACCACTAACAGATTCTAAGCCTTGGAATACTAAAGGCATTATTGGCGTTTTTCGATTTTTAAATAAAATTTGGAGCTTAAGAGAAAAAGAACTATCAAAAGACAATCCTCCAAAGGAAATAATATCTAAACTACACAAAGTAATAAAAAAAGTCACAGAAGACACAGAAAAACTAAATTTCAATACTGCAATCTCCGCCATGATGATATTTATAAATGAACTTCTAAAGTATGAAAAAAATTATTTAAACATATTTAAACCGTTTATCGTTATTTTATCCCCTTATGCGCCACATTTAGCAGAAGAGCTATGGGAATATATTGGGGAGCTTCCTAGTTTATTTAAAAATTCAAAATGGCCAAAATTCGATGAAAGCCTTATTATTAAAGACGCAAAAGAAATTGTCCTACAAATAAATGGAAAAATAAAAGACAAAATTTTACTAAACAAAGAAACAGGTGAAGAAGAACTAAAAGAAATAGCAATGAAAAATAGTAAAATACAATCAAACTTATTCAATAAAAAAATAGTAAAAATAATTGTAATTAAAAACAAGCTTGTCAACATAGTAATAAAGTAA
- the pepF gene encoding oligoendopeptidase F yields MINRNEINENDKWDLSFLFENEEEYAKAINAIEIKTKEFKKYEKLELNFDLFKEILNKYYEIMEDLEKVSYYAMLQLETDVTNKDSNKIYSICVNLATKVSNTTSYFMPKILKTDEKKIQAWINEPELKDKKIAIEKILREKNHILSEQEEKILANYTPIYSSYQNIFSALTNADMEFGEINGRPLTNSTYTLFLQNEDQKIRKEAFLKFYQKYKNNENTLANLIISDFKKNHFIAKTRKFQNTFSMQLFSNNIDKKVYTNLIETVNENLSVLNDYYEFRKKVLNQEYLYHYDVYVPLTKGITFKNSFEEACEKILKSLEILGNEYTKTLRNGLLKERWVDKYENTGKRSGAFSAGSYNGKPYILLNYKDESIRDMFTLAHEAGHSMHSYFSIKNNQFPHYNYSIFEAEIASIINEQILAEYLLKNETDTKKIKYIKLTQIDDMISTFFRQTMFAEFEYIIHEMISKEESVIKETLIETYMNLLKKYFGPSLKFDELSPLECLRIPHFYSPFYVYQYATGIAAALSIYKDIKENKKDAVKNYIKFLKTGGSKYPLDSLNITGVDLTKKATIENTINIFKCRLEEIKKIFQ; encoded by the coding sequence GTGATAAATAGAAATGAAATCAATGAGAATGATAAATGGGATTTATCTTTTCTATTTGAAAATGAAGAAGAATATGCAAAAGCAATCAATGCTATTGAAATCAAAACCAAAGAATTTAAAAAATATGAAAAATTGGAATTAAATTTTGATTTGTTTAAAGAAATTTTAAACAAATATTATGAAATCATGGAAGATTTAGAGAAAGTCTCTTACTATGCAATGCTTCAATTAGAAACAGATGTAACAAACAAGGATTCAAATAAAATATATTCTATATGTGTTAACTTAGCTACAAAAGTATCTAATACTACCTCATACTTCATGCCGAAAATACTAAAAACAGACGAAAAAAAAATTCAAGCTTGGATAAATGAGCCAGAACTTAAGGATAAAAAGATTGCAATTGAAAAAATACTAAGAGAAAAAAACCACATTTTAAGCGAACAAGAAGAAAAAATACTTGCCAACTACACACCTATTTACTCATCTTATCAAAACATATTCTCAGCATTAACAAATGCTGATATGGAATTTGGAGAAATCAATGGTCGCCCTTTAACCAATTCCACTTACACACTATTTCTACAAAACGAAGATCAAAAAATACGAAAAGAAGCTTTTTTAAAATTTTATCAAAAATACAAAAATAATGAGAATACACTTGCTAATCTTATTATTTCAGACTTTAAGAAAAATCACTTTATTGCAAAGACAAGAAAGTTTCAAAATACTTTTTCAATGCAACTCTTTTCAAACAACATTGACAAAAAAGTTTATACAAATTTAATCGAAACTGTCAATGAAAATTTATCTGTGCTTAATGACTATTATGAGTTTAGAAAAAAAGTTTTAAACCAAGAATATCTATATCACTATGATGTTTACGTGCCATTAACAAAAGGAATAACATTTAAAAATTCGTTTGAAGAAGCTTGTGAGAAAATATTAAAATCTTTAGAGATACTAGGAAATGAATATACAAAAACCCTAAGAAATGGTCTTTTAAAAGAAAGATGGGTTGATAAATACGAGAATACTGGAAAAAGATCAGGGGCTTTTAGCGCTGGATCATACAACGGAAAACCTTACATACTTCTTAATTACAAAGACGAATCAATAAGAGATATGTTTACACTTGCACACGAAGCAGGACATTCAATGCACTCTTACTTTAGTATAAAAAACAATCAATTTCCACACTATAATTATTCCATTTTCGAAGCAGAAATAGCATCAATAATTAATGAACAAATATTAGCAGAATATTTGCTTAAAAACGAAACCGATACTAAAAAAATAAAATATATAAAACTCACACAAATTGACGACATGATTTCAACATTCTTCCGACAAACAATGTTTGCTGAATTTGAGTACATTATTCATGAAATGATTAGCAAGGAAGAATCTGTTATAAAAGAAACACTAATAGAAACTTATATGAATTTGCTAAAAAAATACTTTGGACCTAGTCTAAAATTTGATGAATTAAGTCCACTTGAATGCCTTAGAATTCCTCACTTTTATTCACCCTTTTATGTGTATCAATATGCTACAGGCATTGCAGCTGCTCTGTCAATATACAAAGATATTAAAGAAAATAAAAAAGATGCAGTAAAAAATTATATAAAATTTTTAAAAACAGGTGGTTCTAAATATCCACTAGATTCCTTAAATATTACCGGAGTAGATTTAACAAAAAAAGCAACAATAGAAAACACTATTAATATTTTTAAATGTAGACTTGAAGAGATAAAAAAAATATTCCAATAA